The Streptomyces sp. Mut1 genome window below encodes:
- a CDS encoding anthrone oxygenase family protein, with amino-acid sequence MTITNRPDRPTPASRRLVLGAAAVTTGLTAGTFYAFSCAVMPALGRSDDRTFIAVMRDINDVIENPVFFAGFFGALLLTAVAAWQHRRSPGPRGWIVAALVVYAVAFLLTSGVNVPLNNALADAGDPARLADPATVRDRFEDAWNAWNTVRALLCTAALALLLRAPYAGARRSGPAQEPAYLASAAGSRASR; translated from the coding sequence ATGACCATCACCAACCGGCCCGACCGGCCGACCCCCGCATCCCGCCGTCTCGTCCTCGGCGCCGCCGCCGTCACCACCGGTCTGACGGCGGGCACCTTCTACGCGTTCTCCTGTGCGGTGATGCCCGCGCTCGGGCGCAGCGACGACCGGACCTTCATCGCGGTCATGCGGGACATCAACGACGTCATCGAGAACCCGGTCTTCTTCGCCGGCTTCTTCGGCGCCCTGCTGCTGACCGCCGTCGCCGCCTGGCAGCACCGCCGCTCCCCCGGGCCGCGCGGGTGGATCGTCGCCGCGCTCGTGGTGTACGCCGTGGCGTTCCTGCTCACCTCGGGCGTCAACGTGCCCCTCAACAACGCCCTCGCCGACGCCGGGGATCCCGCGCGCCTCGCCGATCCGGCCACGGTGCGGGACCGGTTCGAGGACGCCTGGAACGCGTGGAACACCGTGCGTGCCCTCCTGTGCACCGCCGCGCTCGCGCTCCTGCTGCGCGCCCCGTACGCCGGTGCGCGCCGGAGCGGCCCCGCTCAGGAGCCGGCGTACTTGGCGTCGGCCGCCGGGTCCAGGGCCAGCCGGTAG
- a CDS encoding uroporphyrinogen-III synthase, translating to MHDGQHDEAQYGPLSGFTVGVTAARRAEELGTLLRRRGAAVVHAPALRIVPLADDGELLAATEELIADAPDVVVATTAIGFRGWIEAADGWGIGDRLLETLRGVELLARGPKVKGAVRAAGLTETWSPASESMAEVLERLLAQGVDGRRVALQLHGEPLPGFVESLREAGGEVVGVPVYRWMPPEDIAPLDRLLDLTVARALDAVTFTSAPAAASLLRRAEERGLLAEAVTALRGDVVPACVGPVTAVPLQARGIDTVQPERFRLGPLVQLICRELPARARTLPVAGHRVEIRGHAVLVDEELRAVPPAGMALLHTLARRPGWVVSRSDLLRALPGSGTDEHAVETAMARLRTALGVPRLIQTVVKRGYRLALDPAADAKYAGS from the coding sequence ATGCACGACGGACAGCACGACGAAGCACAGTACGGGCCTCTTTCGGGCTTCACGGTCGGGGTCACCGCCGCACGCCGGGCGGAGGAGCTGGGCACCCTGCTGCGGCGCCGGGGCGCCGCCGTGGTGCACGCCCCCGCCCTGCGGATCGTGCCGCTCGCCGACGACGGCGAACTGCTCGCCGCCACCGAGGAACTGATCGCCGACGCCCCGGACGTGGTCGTCGCGACCACCGCGATCGGCTTCCGCGGCTGGATCGAGGCCGCCGACGGCTGGGGCATCGGCGACCGGCTCCTGGAGACCCTGCGCGGCGTCGAACTCCTGGCGCGCGGCCCCAAGGTGAAGGGCGCCGTCCGCGCCGCCGGCCTGACCGAAACCTGGTCACCGGCGTCCGAGTCCATGGCCGAGGTCCTCGAACGGCTCCTGGCCCAGGGCGTCGACGGCCGTCGCGTCGCCCTCCAACTGCACGGCGAACCCCTCCCCGGTTTCGTGGAGTCGCTGCGGGAGGCCGGCGGCGAGGTCGTCGGCGTCCCCGTCTACCGCTGGATGCCGCCGGAGGACATCGCGCCCCTCGACCGCCTCCTGGACCTCACCGTCGCGCGCGCCCTGGACGCGGTGACCTTCACCAGCGCCCCGGCCGCCGCCTCGCTGCTGCGCCGGGCCGAGGAGCGCGGGCTGCTCGCCGAGGCGGTGACCGCCCTGCGCGGCGACGTCGTGCCCGCCTGCGTCGGCCCGGTCACCGCCGTGCCGTTGCAGGCGCGCGGCATCGACACCGTCCAGCCGGAGCGCTTCCGGCTCGGCCCGCTCGTCCAGCTCATCTGCCGGGAGCTGCCCGCCCGCGCCCGCACGCTGCCCGTCGCCGGCCACCGCGTCGAGATCCGCGGCCACGCCGTCCTGGTCGACGAGGAGCTGCGCGCGGTGCCGCCGGCCGGGATGGCCCTGCTGCACACCCTGGCCCGCCGGCCGGGCTGGGTGGTCTCCCGCTCCGATCTGCTGCGCGCCCTGCCCGGCAGCGGTACGGACGAGCACGCGGTGGAGACGGCGATGGCCAGGCTGCGCACCGCGCTGGGCGTGCCCCGGCTGATCCAGACCGTGGTCAAGCGCGGCTACCGGCTGGCCCTGGACCCGGCGGCCGACGCCAAGTACGCCGGCTCCTGA
- a CDS encoding nitrate/nitrite transporter produces MAGRWIEQWDPEDETFWRTRGERIARRNLWFSVLSEHIGFSVWTLWSVMVLFMGPEYGVDPAGKFFLISTATLVGALVRVPYTFAVARFGGRNWTVFSALTLLVPTVAALVVMKPGTSYATFLAVAALTGIGGGNFASSMTNINAFFPLRHKGWALGLNAGGGNIGVPVVQLAGLLVIGTAGAAHPRIVLGAYIPLILLAAVCAALFMDNLAPVRNDTGAAKDAVRDPHTWIMAVLYIGTFGSFIGYSFAFGLVLQTGFGRTPLQAASLTFIGPLLGSLVRPVGGRLADRYGGARITLVNFAAMAAATCVVVYASRTASLPVFLVGFTALFALSGLGNGSTYKMIPGVFHAQALARGLRGEEAAARGRRLSGAAMGLIGAAGALGGLAVNLAFRRSFETSGTGTAAFWSFLAFYAVCSALTWAVYLRPAAAALAKPQLSHAEVG; encoded by the coding sequence ATGGCCGGCCGTTGGATCGAGCAGTGGGACCCGGAGGACGAGACCTTCTGGCGGACCAGGGGCGAGCGGATCGCCCGCCGCAACCTCTGGTTCTCCGTCCTGTCCGAGCACATCGGCTTCTCCGTCTGGACCCTGTGGTCCGTGATGGTCCTGTTCATGGGACCGGAGTACGGGGTCGACCCGGCCGGCAAGTTCTTCCTGATCTCCACCGCGACGCTGGTCGGGGCCCTCGTCCGGGTGCCGTACACCTTCGCGGTGGCCCGGTTCGGTGGCCGGAACTGGACGGTGTTCAGCGCGCTCACCCTGCTGGTGCCGACGGTCGCCGCCCTCGTGGTGATGAAGCCGGGGACCTCGTACGCCACCTTCCTCGCGGTGGCCGCGCTCACCGGGATCGGCGGCGGCAACTTCGCCTCCTCGATGACCAACATCAACGCCTTCTTCCCGCTGCGCCACAAGGGCTGGGCGCTCGGCCTCAACGCGGGCGGCGGCAACATCGGCGTGCCCGTGGTGCAGCTGGCCGGGCTTCTGGTGATCGGCACGGCGGGGGCCGCGCACCCGCGGATCGTGCTCGGCGCGTACATCCCGCTGATCCTGCTGGCCGCGGTGTGCGCCGCGCTCTTCATGGACAACCTGGCGCCCGTACGGAACGACACCGGGGCCGCGAAGGACGCGGTGCGCGACCCGCACACCTGGATCATGGCGGTGCTCTACATCGGCACGTTCGGCTCGTTCATCGGCTACAGCTTCGCGTTCGGGCTCGTCCTCCAGACCGGGTTCGGCCGCACCCCGCTCCAGGCCGCCTCGCTCACCTTCATCGGCCCGCTGCTCGGCTCGCTGGTCCGGCCCGTCGGCGGCCGGCTGGCCGACCGGTACGGCGGCGCCCGCATCACCCTCGTCAACTTCGCCGCGATGGCCGCCGCGACCTGCGTCGTCGTATACGCGTCCCGCACCGCGTCACTGCCCGTGTTCCTCGTCGGCTTCACCGCCCTGTTCGCGCTGTCCGGGCTCGGCAACGGCTCGACGTACAAGATGATCCCCGGCGTCTTCCACGCCCAGGCCCTCGCCCGTGGGCTGCGCGGCGAGGAGGCGGCGGCCCGGGGGCGGCGGCTGTCCGGGGCGGCAATGGGCCTGATCGGCGCGGCCGGGGCGCTCGGCGGGCTCGCCGTCAACCTCGCCTTCCGCCGGTCCTTCGAGACCTCGGGCACCGGAACGGCCGCCTTCTGGTCCTTCCTCGCCTTCTACGCGGTGTGTTCGGCACTCACCTGGGCGGTATACCTTCGCCCCGCCGCGGCCGCCCTGGCGAAGCCGCAGCTCAGCCACGCCGAGGTGGGATGA
- a CDS encoding acyltransferase family protein yields the protein MTHPNHPSGYPQQPYGEPHTVPFPVQPPPQHRARPAGGPAPWAERPELRVPEPAPAATLAPAPGQAPAAAPAKGGRDRYLDLLRAVALVRVVVFHLFGWAWLTVVFPSMGVMFALAGSLMARSLSRPAWSVIRSRVRRLLPPMWAFVAVVVPVVFLLGWKPVREEGIWWFLKLACYVFPIGTPPFPWENGSESGLLESSWAEQALGPLWYIRAYLWFVLASPLLLKAFRKLPWVTMLAPVGLTAVIGTGLVTVPGTAGEGLVDFAVFGSCWILGFAHNDGLLKTVPRYLSVSLAAILMAFALWWASGHLTEEGWNLDEIPLAQSAWSLGFCVILLQYAPSWRELPGRLAGWDSLVTLANNRAVTIYLWHNLLLMATFPIIDQLWEVPWVGDHLGTYIDASYNTLALILIWPLIGLMIVSVGWVEDVAAKRRPRLWPNGTGKPRARH from the coding sequence ATGACCCACCCGAACCACCCCTCCGGGTACCCGCAGCAGCCGTACGGGGAGCCGCACACCGTGCCGTTCCCGGTGCAGCCGCCGCCGCAGCACCGGGCGCGCCCGGCCGGCGGCCCGGCGCCGTGGGCGGAGCGGCCCGAGCTCCGGGTCCCGGAGCCGGCGCCCGCGGCGACGCTCGCGCCCGCCCCCGGGCAGGCGCCCGCCGCGGCGCCCGCCAAGGGCGGCCGGGACCGCTATCTCGACCTGCTGCGGGCCGTCGCGCTGGTCCGTGTCGTGGTCTTCCACCTCTTCGGCTGGGCATGGCTGACCGTCGTCTTCCCGTCCATGGGCGTCATGTTCGCCCTGGCCGGATCGCTGATGGCCCGGTCGCTCTCGCGGCCCGCGTGGAGCGTCATCCGCAGCCGGGTGCGCAGGCTGCTGCCGCCGATGTGGGCGTTCGTCGCCGTCGTCGTGCCGGTGGTCTTCCTGCTGGGCTGGAAGCCGGTGCGGGAGGAGGGCATCTGGTGGTTCCTCAAGCTGGCCTGCTACGTCTTCCCGATCGGCACGCCGCCCTTCCCCTGGGAGAACGGCTCCGAGAGCGGCCTCCTGGAGTCCTCCTGGGCCGAGCAGGCGCTCGGGCCGCTCTGGTACATCCGCGCCTACCTGTGGTTCGTCCTGGCCTCCCCGCTGCTGCTGAAGGCCTTCCGGAAGCTGCCCTGGGTGACGATGCTCGCCCCGGTCGGGCTCACCGCCGTCATCGGCACCGGCCTGGTCACCGTGCCGGGCACGGCCGGTGAGGGGCTGGTCGACTTCGCGGTGTTCGGCTCCTGCTGGATCCTCGGCTTCGCGCACAACGACGGGCTGCTGAAGACCGTGCCGCGCTACCTCTCGGTGTCGCTGGCCGCGATCCTCATGGCCTTCGCGCTGTGGTGGGCCTCCGGCCACCTCACCGAGGAGGGCTGGAACCTGGACGAGATCCCGCTCGCCCAGTCCGCCTGGTCGCTGGGCTTCTGCGTGATCCTGCTCCAGTACGCGCCCTCCTGGCGGGAGCTGCCGGGGCGGCTGGCCGGCTGGGACAGCCTGGTCACGCTCGCCAACAACCGGGCGGTGACGATCTACCTCTGGCACAACCTGCTGCTGATGGCTACCTTCCCGATCATCGACCAGCTGTGGGAGGTGCCCTGGGTCGGCGACCACCTCGGCACCTACATCGACGCCTCGTACAACACGCTGGCCCTCATCCTCATCTGGCCGCTGATAGGGCTGATGATCGTCTCCGTCGGCTGGGTCGAGGACGTCGCGGCCAAGCGCCGCCCGAGGCTCTGGCCCAACGGGACCGGCAAACCCCGCGCCCGGCACTGA
- a CDS encoding bifunctional polysaccharide deacetylase/glycosyltransferase family 2 protein — translation MTTPAPRGRRNNHRKKQTRRRRLPMRYMLPLLFLVALLAMLMLRGYVHSEILADHRIQHPVGTDRVPDEVLEGGPVIDARSTTEPAKSLRIPDHKIVLTFDDGPDPVWTPKVLDELKKYDAHGVFFVTGTMASRYPDLVARMVKEGHEVGLHTFNHPDLSYQSTSRIDWELSQNQLVLAGAAGIRTSLFRPPYSSYADAMDNKSWPVTQYIGSRGYLTVVNNTDSEDWKRPGVRSIIKRATPRHGKGAIILMHDSGGDRSQTVTALGKFLPKMQKQGYAFANLTDALGAPSAHTPVTGFDLWKGKAFVYAVDVSDHITDVMVAGLAVIGVLVFARFGLMLLLSFAHARRVRRRGFHWGEPLTRPVTVLVPAYNESKCIANTVHSLVASDYPVEVIVIDDGSTDDTADIVQRMRLPNVRVVRQRNAGKPAALNNGIAHARNDIIVMMDGDTVFEPSTVRELVQPFGDPRVGAVAGNAKVGNRDSLIGAWQHIEYVMGFNLDRRMYDLLRCMPTIPGAVGAFRRDALDRIGGMSEDTLAEDTDVTMALHRDGWRVVYAENARAWTEAPETVQQLWSQRYRWSYGTMQAIWKHRRAVIERGPSGRFGRVGLPFVALFMVVAPLLAPLIDVFLLYGIVFGPTQKTVVAWLGVLGVQLVCAAYAFRLDRERMTHLISLPLQQVLYRQLMYVVLLQSWITALTGGRLRWQKLRRTGVVEAPGATQSQSRRGNDRRPVA, via the coding sequence ATGACCACCCCTGCCCCCCGGGGCAGGCGCAACAACCACAGGAAGAAGCAGACGCGCCGGCGCAGACTTCCCATGCGCTACATGCTGCCCCTCCTGTTTCTCGTTGCCCTGCTCGCCATGCTGATGCTGCGTGGCTACGTACACAGCGAAATCCTCGCCGACCACCGCATCCAGCACCCGGTCGGCACCGACCGCGTGCCCGACGAGGTGCTGGAGGGCGGGCCGGTCATCGACGCCCGGAGCACCACCGAGCCCGCGAAGTCCCTGCGCATCCCCGACCACAAGATCGTGCTGACCTTCGACGACGGCCCGGACCCGGTGTGGACGCCGAAGGTGCTGGACGAGCTGAAGAAGTACGACGCGCACGGTGTCTTCTTCGTCACCGGCACCATGGCCTCGCGCTACCCGGACCTGGTCGCGCGCATGGTCAAGGAGGGCCACGAGGTCGGGCTGCACACCTTCAACCACCCCGACCTCTCCTACCAGTCCACCAGCCGCATCGACTGGGAGCTGTCCCAGAACCAGCTGGTGCTGGCGGGCGCCGCCGGCATCCGCACCTCGCTGTTCCGGCCGCCCTACTCCTCGTACGCCGACGCCATGGACAACAAGTCCTGGCCGGTGACCCAGTACATCGGCAGCCGCGGCTACCTCACCGTCGTCAACAACACCGACAGCGAGGACTGGAAGCGGCCGGGCGTCAGGTCGATCATCAAGCGGGCCACGCCCAGGCACGGCAAGGGCGCGATCATCCTGATGCACGACTCCGGGGGCGACCGGTCGCAGACCGTCACCGCGCTGGGGAAGTTCCTGCCGAAGATGCAGAAGCAGGGCTACGCGTTCGCCAACCTCACCGACGCCCTCGGCGCGCCCAGCGCGCACACCCCGGTCACCGGCTTCGACCTGTGGAAGGGCAAGGCGTTCGTCTACGCCGTGGACGTCTCGGACCACATCACCGATGTGATGGTGGCCGGCCTCGCCGTCATCGGCGTGCTGGTCTTCGCCCGCTTCGGGCTGATGCTGCTGCTGTCCTTCGCACACGCCCGGCGGGTCCGCCGACGCGGCTTCCACTGGGGCGAACCGCTCACCCGCCCGGTGACCGTCCTGGTGCCCGCGTACAACGAGAGCAAGTGCATCGCGAACACGGTGCACTCGCTCGTGGCAAGTGACTATCCGGTCGAAGTCATCGTGATCGACGACGGCTCCACGGACGACACCGCGGACATCGTCCAGCGGATGCGCCTGCCGAACGTCCGGGTGGTGCGCCAGCGCAACGCGGGCAAGCCCGCTGCCCTGAACAACGGCATCGCGCACGCCCGCAACGACATCATCGTCATGATGGACGGCGACACGGTCTTCGAGCCGTCCACCGTCCGTGAGCTGGTGCAGCCCTTCGGCGACCCGCGCGTCGGGGCCGTCGCGGGCAACGCCAAGGTCGGCAACCGCGACTCGCTCATCGGCGCCTGGCAGCACATCGAGTACGTGATGGGCTTCAACCTCGACCGCCGCATGTACGACCTGCTGCGCTGCATGCCCACCATCCCCGGCGCGGTCGGCGCCTTCCGCCGGGACGCGCTGGACCGCATCGGCGGCATGAGCGAGGACACCCTCGCCGAGGACACCGACGTCACCATGGCCCTGCACCGGGACGGCTGGCGCGTCGTCTACGCGGAGAACGCCCGCGCCTGGACCGAGGCGCCGGAGACCGTCCAGCAGCTCTGGTCGCAGCGCTACCGGTGGTCGTACGGCACGATGCAGGCCATCTGGAAGCACCGCCGCGCGGTCATCGAGCGGGGTCCCTCGGGCCGCTTCGGACGCGTCGGACTGCCCTTCGTCGCCCTGTTCATGGTCGTCGCCCCGCTGCTCGCCCCCCTCATCGACGTCTTCCTGCTCTACGGGATCGTCTTCGGCCCCACCCAGAAGACCGTCGTCGCGTGGCTCGGCGTCCTCGGGGTGCAGCTCGTCTGCGCCGCGTACGCGTTCCGGCTCGACCGGGAGCGGATGACGCATCTGATCTCGCTGCCCCTCCAGCAGGTCCTCTACCGGCAGCTCATGTACGTGGTGCTGCTCCAGTCCTGGATCACCGCTCTCACCGGAGGCCGGCTGCGCTGGCAGAAGCTGCGCCGTACGGGGGTCGTCGAGGCGCCCGGTGCAACGCAGTCCCAGAGCAGGCGCGGCAACGACCGGAGGCCCGTCGCATGA
- the smpB gene encoding SsrA-binding protein SmpB, with translation MAKEKDTGRKLIAQNKKARHDYTILDTYECGLVLMGTEVKSLRMGRASLVDGFVQIDGGEAWLHNIHVPEYVQGTWTNHSAKRKRKLLMHRAEIDKLESKSQETGHTIVPLALYFLNGRVKVEIALAKGKKEYDKRQTLREKQDTRETNRAISAARRRQRSA, from the coding sequence ATGGCTAAGGAAAAGGACACCGGGCGCAAGCTCATCGCGCAGAACAAGAAGGCGCGCCACGACTACACCATCCTCGACACCTACGAGTGCGGCCTCGTGCTCATGGGCACCGAGGTCAAATCGCTGCGCATGGGCCGCGCGTCCCTGGTCGACGGGTTCGTCCAGATCGACGGCGGCGAGGCGTGGCTGCACAACATCCACGTCCCGGAGTACGTCCAGGGCACCTGGACCAACCACTCCGCCAAGCGCAAGCGCAAGCTGCTGATGCACCGCGCCGAGATCGACAAGCTGGAGTCGAAGTCGCAGGAGACCGGGCACACGATCGTGCCGCTCGCCCTGTACTTCCTGAACGGCCGGGTCAAGGTCGAGATCGCGCTCGCGAAGGGCAAGAAGGAGTACGACAAGCGCCAGACGCTGCGCGAGAAGCAGGACACCAGGGAGACGAACCGCGCCATCTCGGCGGCCCGCCGCCGTCAGCGGAGCGCCTGA
- a CDS encoding S41 family peptidase, whose amino-acid sequence MSDPECRVGPRGLRRGAALTLVFASVLAAGAATGALPHGEKPEPPVHARSVAATADRDAVAEAAAEAVADGKSGTEAAEEAVSRSGDRWGAVYDEREYQEFEQALDGTYTGVGLAARRSADGQVSVSRVQPGSPADRAGIRAGDLLRTIDGRRVDRLPVSDVVALLRGDATSAEVGSTVSLGVRRGTVSRTETLRRARLAVEAVTVRRIGGSGSAGAVLIEVGSFTKGSGTAVRDAVRQAPAGAGVLLDLRGNPGGLVTEAVTAASAFLDGGLVATYDVHGEQHALYAGAGGDTERPVVVLVDGGTMSAAELVTGALQDRGRAVTVGSRTFGKGSVQMPSELAGGSVAELTVGHYRTPAGRGVDGKGITPDLAVSSRAQERAETVLSGLGGGS is encoded by the coding sequence ATGTCGGACCCCGAGTGTCGCGTCGGGCCCCGCGGTCTGCGCCGCGGGGCGGCCCTGACGTTGGTCTTCGCGAGCGTCCTCGCCGCCGGAGCCGCGACCGGTGCGCTGCCCCACGGGGAGAAACCGGAACCCCCGGTGCACGCCCGTTCCGTGGCCGCCACCGCCGACCGCGACGCGGTGGCCGAGGCCGCCGCGGAGGCGGTCGCCGACGGCAAGTCCGGTACGGAGGCGGCCGAGGAGGCCGTCAGCCGGAGCGGCGACCGCTGGGGCGCCGTCTACGACGAGCGGGAGTACCAGGAGTTCGAGCAGGCCCTCGACGGCACGTACACCGGGGTCGGGCTCGCCGCCAGGCGCTCGGCGGACGGGCAGGTCTCCGTCTCCCGCGTCCAGCCGGGCAGCCCGGCCGACCGGGCGGGCATCCGCGCGGGCGACCTGCTCCGCACGATCGACGGCCGCCGCGTCGACCGCCTGCCGGTCTCCGACGTGGTGGCCCTGCTGCGCGGCGACGCCACATCGGCCGAGGTAGGGAGCACGGTCAGCCTGGGCGTCCGGCGCGGGACCGTCAGCAGGACCGAGACGCTGCGCCGGGCCCGTCTCGCCGTCGAGGCGGTGACCGTGCGGCGGATCGGGGGTTCCGGTTCCGCCGGGGCCGTGCTGATCGAGGTCGGCTCGTTCACCAAGGGCTCGGGTACGGCGGTGCGCGACGCGGTCCGGCAGGCGCCGGCGGGCGCCGGGGTGCTGCTGGACCTGCGCGGCAACCCGGGCGGGCTCGTCACGGAGGCGGTCACCGCGGCCTCCGCGTTCCTGGACGGCGGCCTGGTCGCCACGTACGACGTGCACGGTGAGCAGCACGCCCTGTACGCGGGGGCGGGCGGGGACACCGAGCGCCCGGTCGTCGTCCTCGTCGACGGCGGCACCATGAGCGCGGCGGAGCTGGTGACGGGTGCCCTCCAGGACCGGGGCCGCGCGGTCACGGTCGGCTCGCGCACCTTCGGCAAGGGTTCCGTCCAGATGCCGAGCGAGCTGGCGGGCGGTTCGGTGGCCGAGCTGACTGTGGGCCACTACCGCACACCGGCCGGGCGCGGGGTCGACGGGAAGGGCATCACACCGGACCTCGCGGTCAGCTCGCGGGCCCAGGAGCGGGCCGAGACGGTATTGAGTGGCCTCGGGGGTGGGTCGTAG
- the ftsX gene encoding permease-like cell division protein FtsX, translating to MRAQFVLSEIGVGLRRNLTMTFAVVVSVALSLALFGGALLMREQVSTMKDYWYDKVNVSIYLCGKGDAETVVQCAKGAVTKQQKDEIQADLGKMDVVEKVLYESSDEAYKHYQEEFGDSPMAGNITPDQMPESFRVKLHDPTKYKVVATAFAGRDGVQSVQDQRSILDNLFGLMNGMNVAALFVMALMLVIALMLIVNTVRVSAFSRRRETGIMRLVGASGFYIQAPFIMEAAFAGLIGGVLACVMLLAGRYFLIDGGLALQDKLNLIDFIGWDAVLTKLPLVLAIGLLMPAVAALFALRKYLKV from the coding sequence ATGCGCGCCCAGTTCGTCCTGTCGGAGATCGGCGTCGGCCTCCGTCGCAACCTCACGATGACCTTCGCCGTCGTCGTCTCCGTCGCCCTCTCGCTCGCCCTGTTCGGTGGCGCGCTGCTCATGCGCGAGCAGGTCAGCACGATGAAGGACTACTGGTACGACAAGGTCAACGTCTCCATCTACCTCTGCGGCAAGGGCGACGCGGAGACGGTGGTCCAGTGCGCCAAGGGTGCGGTCACCAAGCAGCAGAAGGACGAGATCCAGGCCGATCTCGGAAAGATGGACGTCGTCGAGAAGGTGCTCTACGAGTCCTCTGACGAGGCGTACAAGCACTACCAGGAGGAGTTCGGCGACTCCCCGATGGCCGGCAACATCACGCCGGACCAGATGCCGGAGTCCTTCCGCGTCAAACTGCACGACCCGACCAAGTACAAGGTGGTCGCCACCGCCTTCGCCGGCCGGGACGGGGTGCAGTCGGTCCAGGACCAGAGAAGCATCCTGGACAACCTCTTCGGCCTGATGAACGGCATGAACGTCGCCGCGCTGTTCGTGATGGCGCTGATGCTCGTCATCGCGCTGATGCTGATCGTGAACACCGTCCGTGTCTCCGCGTTCAGCCGGCGCCGGGAGACGGGCATCATGCGGCTCGTCGGCGCGTCCGGCTTCTACATCCAGGCGCCGTTCATCATGGAGGCGGCCTTCGCCGGTCTGATCGGCGGTGTGCTGGCCTGCGTGATGCTGCTGGCCGGGCGCTACTTCCTGATCGACGGCGGACTCGCCCTCCAGGACAAGCTGAATCTGATCGACTTCATCGGCTGGGACGCGGTCCTCACCAAGCTGCCCCTGGTGCTGGCGATCGGCCTTCTGATGCCCGCCGTTGCCGCTCTCTTCGCGCTGCGCAAGTACCTGAAGGTGTGA
- the ftsE gene encoding cell division ATP-binding protein FtsE, with protein sequence MIRFDNVSKTYPRQSRPALRDVSLDIEKGEFVFLVGSSGSGKSTFMRLILREERASTGAVHVLGKDLARMSNWKVPHMRRQLGTVFQDFRLLPNKTVAQNVAFAQEVIGKPRGEIRKAVPQVLDLVGLGGKEDRMPGELSGGEQQRVAIARAFVNRPMLLIADEPTGNLDPQTSVGIMKLLDRINRTGTTVIMATHDQNIVDQMRKRVIELEKGRLVRDQARGVYGYQH encoded by the coding sequence GTGATCCGATTCGACAACGTGTCCAAGACCTACCCGAGGCAGAGCCGTCCCGCTCTACGGGATGTGTCTCTCGATATCGAGAAGGGCGAGTTCGTCTTCCTGGTGGGCTCTTCCGGCTCCGGCAAGTCCACCTTCATGCGACTCATCCTGCGTGAGGAACGCGCCAGCACGGGGGCCGTCCACGTCCTCGGCAAGGACCTCGCGCGCATGTCCAACTGGAAGGTGCCGCACATGCGCCGCCAGCTGGGCACCGTCTTCCAGGACTTCCGGCTGCTGCCGAACAAGACCGTCGCCCAGAACGTGGCGTTCGCCCAGGAAGTGATCGGCAAGCCGCGCGGCGAGATCCGCAAGGCGGTGCCGCAGGTCCTCGACCTCGTCGGACTCGGCGGCAAGGAGGACCGGATGCCCGGCGAGCTCTCCGGTGGTGAGCAGCAGCGCGTGGCGATCGCGCGGGCCTTCGTCAACCGGCCCATGCTGCTGATCGCGGACGAGCCGACCGGAAACCTCGACCCGCAGACCTCCGTCGGCATCATGAAGCTGCTGGACCGGATCAACCGGACCGGCACCACCGTGATCATGGCGACGCACGACCAGAACATCGTCGACCAGATGCGCAAACGCGTCATCGAGCTCGAAAAGGGCCGTCTCGTACGCGACCAGGCGCGCGGCGTCTACGGCTACCAGCACTGA
- a CDS encoding LPXTG cell wall anchor domain-containing protein, giving the protein MTKKTRVRVARIAAGAVIAAGASLTAAGAAQAVGINVAGVQIGAGTSADDPGDDDGEPCSPVDPRCEPTDPPTDPTDPPTDPTDPPTDPTDPPTDPTDPPTDPTDPPTGPTDPTDPPTDPTDPTPDPTDPTTDPTDPSDPTTDPTDPGDGSATAGQTGSTGGGGNTDTDSVGNQPVEQGKGKDELAETGAAETTFLLVGAATMIAGGIGFRILPRLVNSRTAA; this is encoded by the coding sequence GGCGCGGTCATCGCCGCGGGTGCCTCGCTGACCGCCGCGGGCGCGGCGCAGGCCGTCGGCATCAATGTCGCGGGGGTGCAGATCGGCGCCGGAACGTCGGCCGACGACCCGGGTGACGACGACGGCGAGCCGTGCAGCCCGGTCGACCCGCGGTGCGAGCCGACGGACCCGCCGACCGATCCCACGGACCCGCCGACGGACCCGACGGACCCGCCGACCGACCCGACGGACCCGCCCACGGACCCGACCGACCCGCCGACCGATCCCACGGACCCGCCGACGGGCCCGACGGATCCCACGGACCCGCCGACCGACCCGACGGACCCCACCCCGGACCCGACGGACCCGACGACGGACCCGACCGACCCCTCGGACCCGACCACCGACCCGACCGACCCCGGTGACGGCAGCGCCACCGCCGGTCAGACCGGTTCGACCGGTGGCGGCGGCAACACCGACACCGACTCGGTCGGCAACCAGCCGGTCGAGCAGGGCAAGGGCAAGGACGAGCTCGCCGAGACCGGCGCCGCCGAGACCACGTTCCTGCTGGTCGGCGCCGCGACGATGATCGCCGGAGGCATCGGCTTCCGCATCCTGCCGCGCCTGGTGAACAGCCGCACGGCCGCCTGA